Within the Streptomyces vilmorinianum genome, the region ACGAAGGACGCCGCGCACTGGTCACCGGCGGCGGCTCCGGCATCGGCCAGGCCACCGTGCTGCGCATGCTCGCCGAGGGCGGCAGCGTCGTCGCCGCCGACATCAGCGAGGACGGGCTCAAGGACACCCTCGCCAAGGCGGGCACGGACGCCGACCGCCTGACGACCGTGGTCCTGAACGTCGCCGACGAGACCTCCGTACGCGAGGGCGTCGCCGCCGCCGTCGCGGCGCTGGGCGGCGGAGGCCTGGACGTGCTGGTCAACGCGGCCGGCATCCTGCGCTCCTCGCACACCCACGAGACCGGCCTCGACGCCTTCGAGCAGGTCATCCGGACCAACCTGACCGGCACCTTCCTGGTGATCCGCGAGGCGATACCCGCCCTCCTGGAGGGCAACGGCTCCGCCGTCGTGAACTTCTCCTCCACCTCGGCGATGTTCGCCCACCCCTATATGGCCGCCTACGCGGCCAGCAAGGGCGGCATCCAGTCCATGACCCACGCGCTCGCCGCCGAGTACGCCAAGCAGGGCATCCGCTTCACCGCCGTCCAGCCCGGCTCCATCTCCTCCGGCATGACCGACGGCACCGGCGCCAGCCGCCAGTCCGTCGGCCCCGGCCTGCCCGAGGACACCGACTGGTCGCTCTTCGCGAAGCTCGCCCCCGCCCTCGGCCAGGGCTTCGCCGGACCCGAGACCGTTGCCGGCGTCGTCGCGATGCTGGCGAGCGAGGACGGGACGTTCATCACCGGCACCGAGGTCCGCATCGACGGCGGGACGCACTTCTGATGTCCGCGGCCGAGGTCTTCCACGGCCGAACGGCCGTCATCACCGGCGCGGCCTCCGGCATCGGTGCCGGCCTCGCCCGTCACGCCGCCCGGCTCGGCATGAAGCTCGTCCTCGCCGACATCGCGGCCGACAGCCTCGCCGCCCTCGCGGACGAGCTGCGCGCGACCGGCGCCGAGGTCGAACCGGTCGTCACCGACGTCGCCGACCCGGCCTCCGTGGAGGCCCTCGCCGACCGCGCGTACACCCGCTTCGGCGCCGTCGACCTCCTGGTCAACAACGCCGGGATCATGGCCCTGGGCTACTCCTGGGAGATCCCGACGGAACGCTGGGACGCCATGCTCCGCGTCAACATCGGCGGTTACGTCAACGGCATCCGCGCCTTCGTCCCGCGCATGCTGGAGCGCGGCGAGCAGGCCTGGGTGGTGAACGTGTCCTCCATCGGCGGCCTGCTGCCGAGCCCGCTGATGGCCCCGTACAGCGCCACCAAGTTCGCCGTGCTCGCCCTCACCGAGTCGCTGCACCACGAGATGCGGATGAAGGGCGCGCCGGTCCAGGTCTCCGTGGTCACCCCCGGCGCGGTCCGGAGCGAGATCTTCCGGGCGGCGCGTCCCGACGCGAACGAACCGCCCGAGGCGCCCGAGGTCACCGGCTTCGCCGACCACCTCCAGACCATGAGCGACGAGCACGGTCTGACCCCCGAGGAGCACGCGCGGCGCGTCTTCGCGAGCGTCGCGGAGGGGAAGTTCTGGGTCATCCCGCAGCCCGAGACGCTCCGCGAGGCGCTGCCCGCGCGCACGGACATGATCCTCGGCCAGGTGGACCCCCGGCTCCCGACGGGCTGACAGGCCGGTACGGACCCGGGGTGGGGACGACCCCCGGGTCCGTACCTCAGCCGGGTCAGTCCGGTACCGCCGCCCCGAAGCGCCCCCACAGCTGCGGGAAGCGCGCCGCGAGCACCGCGTCGTCCTCCAGATCGAAGGCGACCCCCTCCGGCTCCGCCGGCTGCGGCGGAATCCCCAGATCCGGGGCCTCGGTGCCGGTGAGCTGTTCGTACGCCTCGTCCGCGGCGAAGCCCAGCTCCTCGCCGTCCCCGTCGATCTCCTCGTCGAACTCGTCGAGCAGCTCGGCCAGCGCGTCGGGATCGTGCACCGCGCCCTCGAAGACCTCACGGCCCTGGCCGATCAGCCAGCAGCGGAAGTAGTCGAAGG harbors:
- a CDS encoding DUF4240 domain-containing protein, with protein sequence MDETEFWEIIDATREAAEGDPEEHADLLVERLLQLDPDSVLDFARHFEARYNRAYRWDLWGAAAVLLDGAGDDAFDYFRCWLIGQGREVFEGAVHDPDALAELLDEFDEEIDGDGEELGFAADEAYEQLTGTEAPDLGIPPQPAEPEGVAFDLEDDAVLAARFPQLWGRFGAAVPD
- a CDS encoding SDR family NAD(P)-dependent oxidoreductase codes for the protein MSAAEVFHGRTAVITGAASGIGAGLARHAARLGMKLVLADIAADSLAALADELRATGAEVEPVVTDVADPASVEALADRAYTRFGAVDLLVNNAGIMALGYSWEIPTERWDAMLRVNIGGYVNGIRAFVPRMLERGEQAWVVNVSSIGGLLPSPLMAPYSATKFAVLALTESLHHEMRMKGAPVQVSVVTPGAVRSEIFRAARPDANEPPEAPEVTGFADHLQTMSDEHGLTPEEHARRVFASVAEGKFWVIPQPETLREALPARTDMILGQVDPRLPTG
- a CDS encoding SDR family NAD(P)-dependent oxidoreductase yields the protein MNRYEGRRALVTGGGSGIGQATVLRMLAEGGSVVAADISEDGLKDTLAKAGTDADRLTTVVLNVADETSVREGVAAAVAALGGGGLDVLVNAAGILRSSHTHETGLDAFEQVIRTNLTGTFLVIREAIPALLEGNGSAVVNFSSTSAMFAHPYMAAYAASKGGIQSMTHALAAEYAKQGIRFTAVQPGSISSGMTDGTGASRQSVGPGLPEDTDWSLFAKLAPALGQGFAGPETVAGVVAMLASEDGTFITGTEVRIDGGTHF